The following nucleotide sequence is from Paenibacillus odorifer.
GCCAAATCTGCATGCAGGTTAAGTGCGTAGTTTCTTAATCCGCTAAGCGCAATGCCTACATTACCCATCATCTGCATGGGATAGATGGAGGACAATCCGGTTGTGAACAGCAGTGCGCCGCTGCGTTTCTCCAGCATCTCAGGCAAGACCTGTGCTACGCTGCGGATAGCGGCTACAACCAGTGCCTGAAAGGCATCCTGTGCATTTTCTTCTGTTACTTGTGAAGCAGGAGTAGGAGGGTAATTTCCACTTGTCGGGCTGAACTCGAGCACATCGATAAAGCCGTATTTTTTCTTGATATTATCGAAGGCTGTGGCTACTTGTTCTTTATTGTATACGTCGGCAGGAAAAGCAGCAGCCTCGATATTCAGTGCTTGCAGTTCCTGAACAAGGGTGTTCAGCTTCTCTTCATTTCGAGAGATTAATGCCACTTGAAATCCGTTGGCTCCGAATTTTTTGGCGATTGAGAGTCCTAAGCCGGGTCCAGCACCTATGATGGCAATGGTCTTTTTCATGATTTATTAGTTCCTTTCCGGTTGTTGATTACTAACAGTAACCATGATAAGCTGAATAGGCTTGAGGGACAAGAAGGCACTATTACATGCTTAAGTTACATGGAGGTAACCACAGTTGGAACATTCAAAGGAAGAACCCACCCGGTTCATGCCGATGCTGGAGGATTGCTCCATTACCCGCCAGATTCTGGACAGGGTCGGAGATAAATGGAGTGTACTGATCATAGTCAATTTAGGTGCTGAAGCTTTGCGGTTCAAAGAGTTGCAAAGGCGCTCTGGAGGGATATCACAACGGATGCTGACCCAGACCCTGCGCCATTTGGAACGGGATGGATTAGTTTGGCGTAAAGCGACGCCTACAGTCCCATTGACTGTGGAATACGGTCTGACGAGCATAGGAGAATCATTGTTGGGACCTTTAACCTCGCTTGTGGACTGGGTCAACAAAAACAATGGGAAGATCGCCAAAGCGCGTATAGATTATGACCACCAGCACGACACACAGGAGTAACAAGACAGCAGAACAATTCACTGGGATAGAGGATGGATTATATTGCATAAGGAAAGTGGAACAAACACATTTATTTATACTTACACCTGTTCAGAGGACGAGTTATCGCTGTGTCAGATGGAGCTGCGATGTCTTTTTGGTGAGCAGGTGCCGACTGTTCTTTTTAAGAGTGAGGTTGAGGTGGATGTCAGCCGCAGTCCCTTCATTAAAGAGCGGATAGATGTAATGTATGAAGGGGACAGTCTGCCTGAGATTTATGATCAAACGGAGCAGGTGGAGCTTGGCGGCAAGACGTTTAAGGTTATTTTTGTGAAGACCAACGATCTGGGCCCTTCAGACAAAATAGAGTATGATGAGCGCAGAGTGATCGAGCGGGAAATTGGGTTGCGGATTGAAGGAGAAGCGGATGTTAACCATCCGGAGCTGGTATACGGCATTGTTACGCTGGGTGGACGCTGGTACTTCGGATCTTATCATAAAAACAAGGCAACTTGGTTCCGCCAAATGAAGAAGCCACGCAGCTATTCTATCGCGCTTAGTACACGTGTTGCCCGTGCCGCGGTTAATATGGCTATTCCGAATCCTGAAGGTATACGTGCTATAGATCCTTGCTGCGGTATTGGAACTGTAATGGTAGAAGCCTTGTCAATGGGAATCGATATGGTTGGACGTGATATTAACCCTATGATTGCTATCGGTGCGAGAACAAATATTGCCCATTTTGGATTCACCAGTGAGGTTACGCTCGGGGATATTGCGGATATCACTGATCATTACGATGTAGCCATTGTAGATATGCCATATAATCTATATTCTAGTATTACACCTGAGGAGCAGTTCGCGATTCTAGTGAATGCGCGCCGGATTGCAGATCGGGTGGTTATCGTTGCGATTGAACCGATGAACGAGATGATCACTGAAGCTGGATTTACAATCATAGACCGTTGTGAAGCTAAAAAAGGAGCCTTCTCGCGTCATTTAATGCTTTGCCAGTAATCCTAATCAAGGTACCGAAAAAGGGGTGCAGCAATGGAGCAGAAATGGTTAACGTGGGCCAAAGAAATTCAGGCCATCGCACAGACTGGATTAACTTATGCTAAGGATGTTTATGATATAGAACGGTATCAAGCTTTGCGTGAGCTCAGTGTAGATATCCTCGCTAATTATACCTTCGAAAGCAAGGAGAGAATTAGACTCTCCTTTGCGGGTGAAGGGGGTTATGCTACCCCAAAAGTTGATGTCCGTGGTGTTGTATTCCGGGAGGATAAAATTCTACTTGTTCGCGAGAAGTTGGACGGGAATTGGGCGCTTCCTGGTGGCTGGGGGGACATTGGACTGTCGCCGAGCGAAGTTGTTGTGAAAGAAATCAAAGAGGAATCGGGTTTTGAGGCAGAAGCAGTTCGCTTACTGGCTGTACTGGATAAGAAATTTCATAGCCATCCGCCGGAGCCTTATCACGTGTACAAGTTCTTTATTTTATGCCGCATCGTGGGCGGAGAGGCAATGGAAGGGGTAGAGACAAGCGAAGTTTCGTTTTTTGCTGAAGATAAGCTGCCTGAGCTTTCAGCGGAGCGGAATACAGAGGCACAGATTCGGACGATGTTTGAATATTTACGAAATCCGGAAAAAGTAGTAATATTGGACTAAGAATCTGCATATACTGTATGACTTCCGCAAATTTAAGTTTTTAATTATTCAAAATTTGGTTAATAACTAATATGTAAGCACTTACAACGGTTTGGCCGCTGAGCCTTTATATCTACCAAAATTCAAAATTTTAATTTTTTGGGTCGAGCGGTCTACATTTTTTCCTCTACTGTGACGATAAGATATTTTAGGAGGGGATCGCATGGAACAAGAAGAATTGAGCATTCCATTGAAACAGGAAAATGTGGTGCGTCCTGCAGAAGGCAATATTGCCACTGGGCTGGTTTGGGGTATTTTAATCAGCATTCCGTTATGGATCTCTGTTATTGGCTGGATTTTGGGATTTTGGCACTAAACCATAAATTAATGAGGATCTAATTCTGTTGATTTTATAGTATACACAAAAGGCTGTCCCTTCCTTGTGGAAGAGACAGCCTTTTGCGTTTTCTGAAGATCTTAGTCTTTTGTATATACCACTCTAAAGTTCTCACAAACAACTTTCATCTTTGGATCAAAGGGTTTGTTTAAGAATTTTAAGGATTCTCTGGTGAAGAACTGCTCATGATCATGACGCCATGACTTAAGCGTCCGGTCACCTTCTCCTTCAGTATAGGCAAACTCAGCGCTAACCTCATCAAAAGGTATAATTTGTACATCTGTAGTAACAATTATTGCCCGCGGATCACCAGATCCATCCAGCACGATACTGTGACCGCCAACTTGTGGAAACGTCTCGTCACAAGTTTCAAATATATCATAATTCGAAGCAGTTCCTGTCTTGATCCCACGAATCACCAGATCGAGCAGCTCATCGGCCATCTGGGGACTGTCACCAAAGGCCCAGGCGTCATAGTTATCCGCTGCTTGTGGATGAAGCTGGGTGTATTCTTTCCACAATAACTTAATCTTCTCTTTGTTGCTCATATGCTCATCTCCTTATAGATCAATCTATTCTATAGACCAGTTGTCTCCATCCATCCTGTATAGAGCTCATCCAACTGTTCCTGTATCGCATCACGTTCTTGTTGCAGCTCAGCAAGTTCAGCTGCATCGCTGCTGATCAGGGGATCTAACATCTTAGCATCGATCACGCCAAGGCGTTCCTCTACCTCTGCAATGGCCGTTTCCCAGTCGAAGGTGGCGTTTTTCCTACGGGAACTGGTGGATTTAGCGTTGGTTTCTTTCCCTGAATCGTTAGATTGAGGCTTATCAGGGCGTGAACTTGTTCGTTCTGCAGAGACAGGTTTAGCTTGATCCGCAAAAGAGGGAGCTAGTAATGCTTTTTCAGCTTGTTTTTCCTTGTAATATTCATAGTTTCCGTTGAACACTCCAAACCGCCCGTCTTCAATGGACCATAGTTTGTGAAATAGGCGATTGATGAAATAACGGTCATGAGATACCGCCAGAACCGTGCCTGGAAATTCCTCTAATGCTTCTTCGAGTGCTTCACGAGAATCTATGTCCAGATGATTGGTCGGCTCATCCAGAATCAGCAGATTTGGCTTGCGATGCATTAGTACAGCGAAACGCAGGCGGGTCCATTCACCACCGGACAGATTCGTAATGTCTTTGAATACATCGGGACCATAAAATAGGAAACGTGCAAGCTGCCTGCGTGCTTCACCTTCTTCAAGTCCAGCTTCTTCGCGGAAGTAGCGGAGTACAGACTGTTTGTTATTTTCAGGAACAGCCTCTTGTGCGAGGTAGCCGACCACAGTTCTTGAGCCGAGTGTACAGCTTCCGCTGTCCGGGGTTTCCTGCCCTAAAATAATTCTTAAAAGTGTACTTTTACCTGCTCCGTTACCGCCGATGAGTGCCGTAGTCTCTCCGTAGCGAAGCACTTCGTTTGCCTCTGCGAAAAGGCTTCGCTGACCATATGCTTTTCCGATATCCTCCAATATGACAACCTGATTACCGGAACGGTCATTTTGCTGTAGCTGCAAATCCATCGATTTGCGCTCCAGAATAGGACGTTTAACCTTCACCATACGATCCAGTGCTTTTTGCATGGATGCTGCTCTCCGGTAAAAGGAAGGGTTAGGAGGTGTCCCGCGATTGCCAAATTCAATGAGACGTTTGATGCTTTCCTGCATTTGTTTTATTTTTTTCTGCTGCTCTTGATAATCGGCAAATTGTTGAAGAAGTTGTGTTTCCTTCTCCACTTGGTAGCCGCTGTAGTTGGTATGGAAGGTAAAGGCCTCGCCATCCTCAATCTCGATCACTTTCTTGACTACAGCGTCCAGAAAGTAACGGTCATGGGAGATCGCAAGCACTGTTCCATCATAACTCTGTAAAAATTGCTCCAACCATTCAATGGCGCTCATATCGAGATGATTGGTTGGTTCATCCAATAGAAGGATGTCTGGACGGCGCAGCAGCAGCTCCGCAAGTCCGACTTTTGTTTTTTCTCCTCCTGAAAGAGAGGCGAACAATCGGCTGTATTGTCCGGTTCCAATCCCGAGACCCGAGGCTACGCGCTGAATAGAGGATTCGATCTCGTAACCTCCGGCGGCCTCGAACTTATCCTGCAAGCTGCCATATTCTTTCAGCAGCCGATTCCAGAGGGTTTCATCCGTTCCGCTGTTAAAGCTGGACATTTTCAGCTCAAGCTCCCGCAGGCGGTGCTGCCATTGCAAAGGTTCGGCAAAGCTGCGCTGCAGAACATCATATACGGTTTCTTTTTCGTTAACTTCTTGAATTTGAGCTAACAGACCTACTACGCTGCCTTTGCGTATTGAGATTTGCCCTTCATCGGGGCGTTCCTCCCCGTTCAGCAGGTGGAATAGTGTCGTTTTGCCACAGCCGTTGCGGCCGATCAGGCCGATTTTTTCCCCTTGGCGGATATCGAAGGTAATGCTATTCAGCACGAGTTGTGCCCCGTGGTATTTTTGAACATTTTGGCATTGGATGATCATATATATTCTCCTTTAAGAATGCCCTTCGCACCGCCAGTACCCTAAATGGCTCCGAAATCCTGTAAAAAACCATAAAAAAAGACCGTAGGGAAATTTCCCCACGGCCTTATCATTCTCCGGTTAACTGATCCGTCCGGGTGATGGCAGGAAAGGCATTTCACAATTGTGTAGTGTTATTAAATTCATACAAATGGACAGACTTCTCCCGTTATCGCCATTTACATGAGCAATGCCAGCTATCGCTTTAGGTAGCCGACTCATAACACTGTTGGTCCAATTGTGATCCATTCCTTCCACACCCCTCTCTTAGTAAATTTAATGACAGTGTAATCAAAAATCAGAAAATAAGCAAGTAAAAAGATGTCAGAGAGTATTTTTACACAGCATAGAATATGAAAAATAGAATAATATGGTTCTGTAGTGGGGGGCAAGTGGCTAAATTTAACGGATGAAAAGAGGAAGAGATATGGCACTTTTTGACGGATTAATGGGCAATGCATCACAAGTAAATCTTACGGAGGTCCAGCGGGAATACGCACAAATTCTTGCTCCTCAGGAGAAAATCGAACGCGCCTATAAGCTGATTAGAGATATGTTCATTTTTACGGACAAGCGGCTTATTCTGGTGGATAAACAAGGTCTGACGGGCAAGAAAACAGAATATCATTCGATCCCTTACAAAAGCATCTCGCATTATTCCGTGGAGACGGCAGGGCATTTTGACCTGGATGCGGAGCTATGTATCTACATTTCCAGCAGCACGCTTCCGGTGAAGAAGACCTTCAATAAATCCGTAAATATTTACGAGGTGCAGGCCGTGTTATCGCAATATATTTTAAAATAAATTGTTTATTCGGTGTTTCAAAGCACAAGCCCCCCTCTAAAAGTGGCTAAGATTACTAAGGTTAGATGCAGCTAGATATATTTGAGATAGGTAGCCATTGGTGGCAAAAGGTCACAAGACATAACCGAGATAGGTAGCTATTGGCGGCAAAAGGTCACTAGACATATTCGGGATAGGTAGCTATTGGAGGAAATAGGTTAGAGACATAACCGAGATAGACAGCCATATGGCGGCAAAAGGTCACGGTAGTACGCGATGGTAGTATGCGGCTCCCTGTAATTAAAATGATTTTATAATATTCGTAGGCGTGAATCTACAAGGTTAAACAAAGATGACCTCTTATTTGTGCATAGCTCACAAAAAGAAGAGGTTTATTTTGCGTTTCAGCGTAACCGATTGACAAAGGATTTTCGTGTAATGTTAAATGACACTAATTAAGTCAGAAGTTATAGGGGGCTCGCAGAGGAACCTGCCGCAAAAGATAGGAAGATTGAATATGTTGAAGAAACCCGCCGCAAAAAAATAAGGAGTTGGGACATGGGCGGAGAAACTCGTAAAAAAACTAAGGGGGATGGATATGGCGGAGGGGTGGAACCCGTAAAACGTAGAGGAATGGCATGGGGAAGAAACCCGAAAAACATAGAGGGAAGGGCATGGCGGAGCGGAGAAACCCGTAAAAGATAGGGGGACGGAACATGGCGGAGAAACCCGTAATAGGCACAAAAACTATGGTAGTTAGCCCCCATTATTTAGCCTCGGCTGCTGGTGCACGTATGTTGGAAAAAGGGGGTAATGCCTTTGATGCAGCGGTGGCGATCAGTGCGACACTAGCTGTTGTATATCCGCATATGACGGGGCTAGGCGGAGATTCCTTTTGGTTGACCTATAACACGCAAGAGGCGCGTGTTCGGGCCTATAACGGAAGCGGGCGCTCCGGGTACGGAGTCCGCAGAAGCAGCTATGCCGGGGAAGCTTTCATCCCGCGGCGGGGGATTCGCAGCGCCATTACGGTGCCGGGGATGGCGGACAGTTGGGATGCCATACTGAGTAAGTATGGCCGCTTTATGCTGGCGGAGGTACTGGAGCCTGCCATTGGTTATGCTTTGGAGGGATTTCCGCTGTCGCCGGATCAGCGGAATAACATGGCTGTTGCGGGCTCTGCGCTGTCGCCGGAGGCGGCAGCGATTTACACGCCAGGCGGCGTGATTCCTTGTGCTGGATCGCGATTCCAGCAAAAACAGCTGGCGGCCACCCTGCGGACATTGGCGGCGGGTGGGCGGGATGCTTTTTATAAGGGGAAGATTGCGGAGGACATCTGTGACTATATGCTGGCAACTGGCGGGTATTTGACTCGGGATGACTTTGCGGATCATCAGGGGGATTGGGTCGAGCCGATTCATACGGATTATCACGGGCATACGGTATATCAAGTGCCGCCTAATTCTCAAGGTTTCACTGGACTAATGAGTCTTAATTTATTGGAACATTACAATTTTGAAGCAATCGGGCATGGTTCGTATGAATATTATCACCTGCTTGTTGAAGCGTTGAAGCTAAGCTTCCGCGATCGGGATAGGGTGCTTACAGATCCGGATTTTAGTGCTATTCCTTTGGAGCAGCTGCTGGATAAACGTTATGCAGGACAATTAGCGCCTACCATCTCGATGCAAAAAGCTGCACAACTGACAAGTCAGCCTATCGGCAGTGATACAGCTTATGCTGCGGTTGTGGATGAGGACGGGAATGCGGTCTCTTTTATTCAGAGTCTGTATTTTGAATTTGGTTCGGGCGTGGCCGCTGGGGATACTGGGATTCTGCTGCAGAATCGAGGTTCGTTTTTTTCGCTGGACCCCGGGCACATCAATACGCTTGAGCCGCATAAGCGCAGCTTCCACACACTGATGCCAGCGATGGCCTGCCGCGAGGGCAAACCTGCGATTCTGTACGGGACGCAAGGTGGCGAAGGTCAACCACAGACTCAAACCCTGCTGCTCACACGGATGCTGCATTATGGCATGAATCCACAAACGGCTGTGAATGAGCCGCGTTTTGTGTGGGGGAGAACGTGGGGGGAGCCTACGCAAGAGCTAAAGGTGGAGAGCAGGGTAGCTGATGAGGTGCTGGCAGATTTGGCCGCAGCCGGTCATATTGTCCGGAAAGTAGATGACTATGATGGGATTATGGGTCACGCTCACATGATTTCGATAGATGACAATGGATACCGCAGTGGGGGAACGGACCGACGCTGCGATGGTGCGGCGATTGGGTGGTAGGTATAGGTGTGATGGAAGGATTGGAAGGACTCTGAAGGAATCGTAGGTGGAATGATGGATGGAAAAGCTGCTGATGGGGTCGTAGGAGGAAAGATGGAGAATTGGAAGGACTGCTGGAGGAATCGAAGGCGGGATGGTGTGGGATCCGAAAGGCTGATGGAAGAATCGTAGGTGGAATGATGGATGGAAAAGCTGCTGATGGGTCGTAGGAGGAAAGATGAGGAATTGGAAGGAACGCTGGAGGAATCGTAGGAGAAGCGTGGGATCCGAAAGGCTGATGGAAGGGTAAAAGTAATGGTCTAGGGAGGAGGGGGAATTATGGTTTTGGATAATCGGTATGGTGCGTTTATAGATCCTGAGCTTACGGTTGAGAGTTTAGGAAGCGGGATATTGGATGGACTGACCTTTGCAGTAAAAGATGTATTTGCTGTAGCTGGACACAGCTCTTCTGCAGGTAATCCTGATTGGCTGCGTAGCCATCATCCGTCCACGGAGCATGCGGTGGCTGTACATCGTTTACTGTTGTCGGGTGCTACACTTCGTGGTGCTGCCCATACGGATGAGCTGATGTACAGTCTGGGCGGCGAGAACCATCATTATGGAACGCCGATTAATCCGCGTGCTGTAGGTCGTATCCCAGGCGGATCTTCAAGTGGTTCGGCAGTAGCGGTAGCTTCTGGTAGTGTTGATTTTGCGCTCGGAACAGATACCGGTGGCTCAATTCGAGTACCTTCCTCTTATTGCGGAGTATATGGCTTCCGGCCAACGCATGGAGCTGTGGATTTTCAAGGTGTTATTCCATTATCTCCGGCTTTTGATACAGTTGGCTGGGTGTCGGATCGCTTGGATGTGCTCCAGAAGGTAGGGGAAGTGTTACTTGTGGCTGGGAGTACATCTGTAAAGACGTCGAAGAAAATAGGAAGTAGTCTAGAAGAAACTGTAGGGAAGAGCATAGAGAAGAATGTATTGGAAAATTTAGAGAACAACTTAGAGGGAGACATGGTGAAGACTGATAAAAATAATTTAGAAAAGAGCCAGAAGGAAAGTTTAGAAACGATTTTGGAGAAACGTATTGAGAAGAGTACTGAGAAGAGTACGGAGAAAATTTTAGAGATTGGCCCGGAAAACAAGGTAAAAAAGAATATGGAAGACAAAAATAAAATGGGTACTTTATTTGTTGCTACTGACTGCTGGGCTTTGGTTAATCTGGAGAATGCAGCTATTTTATCGGAGGGATTAAGGTGTTTGCGATCCGGGGCAGATCATCTCATGGAGATAGAGATTGCTTTGGAGGGGTTAAAGGTCTGGATGGATGTTTTTAGAGAATTGCAGGGTAATGAAATTTGGGAAACTCATGGCGTTTGGATTGAGAACGAGAAACCAGTCTTTGGACCTGATATTGCAGCGCGATTCTCGTGGGCTGCCAGTTTGGCGGAAGAGGATCATAGCGTTGCACAATGTAAGCAAAAAGAGATTTCTAATCATTTGCGCTTGCTGCTAGGAGAGGACAATTGTCTTGTGATTCCGACAGTTCCGGGACCAGCGCCGCTGCGTGGAGGGGATTTGCGCCAATTGGAGGTGAATCGTAGTGGTGCGATGATGTTGAGTTGCATAGCTGGGTTGGCAGGTTTGCCTCAGGTAACATTACCTATGCTCTCCACAAGTAGATTGCCACTGGGATTATCCGTTATTGCCGGACATGGTCAGGATCTCCGGTTACTCTCTTGGGTGAATGAAGTGTGGCAGCAGTCTTGAGAGGCTGAGTGCAGTGGTCTTGAAAAAGCAGCGATACTAAACAGACCGTAGCTACGAACAACATATCTTGACACTTTTCTAGTTACATTTCTAGTTACTTTTCTAGTTACTGTTAACCGATACTCCTCCATTACTCTCTTGGAATACACTCTAGAAATACATTTTAGGAAGACGCTTTAGGATTACACTCTAGAAATACACTCTAGGAAGACGCTTTAGGATTACATTCTAGCAATACACTCTGGGAATACACTATAGGATTACACTCTAGCAATACACTCTAACGCCACACTCACTTATTGATTCACAAATTAACGAAATACACATGTCATTCCCTCCTACTCTTAGTTTTATTTACACCGGGGAGCCCAGTGGAGTTGATTTAAAAACTAAGGTAGCTTAAGTTGGCTCAATAGTGGAGTGGTAGAGTGAAAAAGATAAATTCAGCGCTCGATTATGTGGTATAAGACCAGTTGAATTAAGTGAATACGTCGCTGGAGAGAAAAGAACGGTATAACTCCCGCAGAAATCGGGGGAAGTGCTTAAGTAACTAAAAAGAACGGTATAACTCCCGCAAAATCCAGGAAAGTGGCCCAAGTAGCTAAAAAGAACGGTATAAATCCCGCAGAATCTGGGAAAGTGGCCCAAGTAGCTAAAAAGAACGGTATAAATCCCGCAGAATCTGGGAAAGTGGCATAAGTAACTAAAAAGAACAGTATAAATCCCGCAGAATGTGGCGAAGACGCCTATGTAGTCAAAAAGAAGGGCAAAAAGGCCCTTCATCCCGGCAATTCCGGCCGAATAGCCAAAAAGAAGTGCAAAAGTGCCCTCCACCTCTACCGGCAGCAGTGGATCTATAAGAGCTTGTACCTCCGCCACAGCTACAGTGGGGTGGTTTTATCTCTGCTCGTACGGATCTCCTACACCGCTCAATTCCCCGTCTTGCAGCGCTGGTGTGCCTGGGACTTCGATCCGATGCTAATGCGAATGGCCCGAGCATGCCCTCCCATCAACTCCCATGTTGAACCCGTAAAAACTTGTTTTTACTCGAAAGCCCTCCCTCAACTCCACCTACTATTTTCCAATCCCCTTATACAGTTCACATGAACGATATGAGCTAAAGTTCAATAATTCATAATTCATAATTCATAATTCATCATTCATCATTCATCATTCATCATTCATCATTCATCATTCATAATTCATCATTCATAATTAATAATTAATAATTAATGATCCATGTTCATTTTGTGTTAAGTTTATTAACATATAAATCATGAAAATTTAACTTCCCTCTATTCAACACGGTTCATTTTAATTATAATGTTACATAAAATAACATTATAAATCAGAAATGGTTCTATTGATCCTAATAAGGAGGGGCGGCATGCATCTTACGGTTGAAGAAGCGTTGTCCATTTATCCTTTGTCCGAGGCGAAGCTTATCGCTGGGTCTAAAGGGAAACATCGAATTGTGAAGTCAATTAATGTGATGGATGCCCCCGATATCTCGGATTGGATCAAAGAAGGCGAGATGCTGCTGACGACAGCCTATTTGATAAAGGACAATATGGAGGAAGCCTCTGCCTTGCTGCAGACTTTGAATCGCCGGGGATCTTCGGCCTTGGGCATTAAGCTGGGGCGGTTTTGGGATGAAGTACCAGAGCAACTGGTTGCAGAAGCGGAGAGTCTTAACTTCCCACTAATCCAGCTGCCGTTCGAGTTTACTTTTTCGGATCAGATGAATGGTCTGTTTCGCGCCGAGCTTAGCCGCAGCACTCACGTTCTGCAGAACATTATGGAGAAGCAGAAAAAGCTGATGCAATTCGCCTTAAGATCTGTCCGCAGCCGTCCATTGTTTGATTCGGTATCTGAAGTGATTGGCCATTCACTTGTGGTGGTTAGCGCAAGGGGGGATGTGATCTACAACAACTCTGAATACCATCCTTCACAGCTGCTGGAGGGGTGGCCGTGGCAGAAACGGAATCAGCGCTTTCGTGTTGGAGATCATGTGGGCTACCGTACACCACTTTTGCAAGGAGAGAAGTGCTCCGGATATCTATTGTTTTGTGCCATCGACCCTTTATTGCTCCCAATGGAAGAAAGTTTGTTCGTTCAGGGAGCTGAACTTATTTCATATCATATTCATTCAGGATACGAAGATTATTTTGAACAGGCAGAACACAGGGAGTTTAGCGGATTGCTGAGACGTTGTTTGAGCGGTAATTTATCTTACACAGATTTGGCGCAGGCT
It contains:
- a CDS encoding SDR family NAD(P)-dependent oxidoreductase, which codes for MKKTIAIIGAGPGLGLSIAKKFGANGFQVALISRNEEKLNTLVQELQALNIEAAAFPADVYNKEQVATAFDNIKKKYGFIDVLEFSPTSGNYPPTPASQVTEENAQDAFQALVVAAIRSVAQVLPEMLEKRSGALLFTTGLSSIYPMQMMGNVGIALSGLRNYALNLHADLAPQGIYVGHLALGVFIKPGTATDPGLIADVWYEMYMNKSKAEDTFPQGVTPATIIW
- a CDS encoding winged helix-turn-helix transcriptional regulator, translating into MEHSKEEPTRFMPMLEDCSITRQILDRVGDKWSVLIIVNLGAEALRFKELQRRSGGISQRMLTQTLRHLERDGLVWRKATPTVPLTVEYGLTSIGESLLGPLTSLVDWVNKNNGKIAKARIDYDHQHDTQE
- a CDS encoding TRM11 family SAM-dependent methyltransferase produces the protein MHKESGTNTFIYTYTCSEDELSLCQMELRCLFGEQVPTVLFKSEVEVDVSRSPFIKERIDVMYEGDSLPEIYDQTEQVELGGKTFKVIFVKTNDLGPSDKIEYDERRVIEREIGLRIEGEADVNHPELVYGIVTLGGRWYFGSYHKNKATWFRQMKKPRSYSIALSTRVARAAVNMAIPNPEGIRAIDPCCGIGTVMVEALSMGIDMVGRDINPMIAIGARTNIAHFGFTSEVTLGDIADITDHYDVAIVDMPYNLYSSITPEEQFAILVNARRIADRVVIVAIEPMNEMITEAGFTIIDRCEAKKGAFSRHLMLCQ
- a CDS encoding NUDIX hydrolase; amino-acid sequence: MEQKWLTWAKEIQAIAQTGLTYAKDVYDIERYQALRELSVDILANYTFESKERIRLSFAGEGGYATPKVDVRGVVFREDKILLVREKLDGNWALPGGWGDIGLSPSEVVVKEIKEESGFEAEAVRLLAVLDKKFHSHPPEPYHVYKFFILCRIVGGEAMEGVETSEVSFFAEDKLPELSAERNTEAQIRTMFEYLRNPEKVVILD
- a CDS encoding ASCH domain-containing protein; protein product: MSNKEKIKLLWKEYTQLHPQAADNYDAWAFGDSPQMADELLDLVIRGIKTGTASNYDIFETCDETFPQVGGHSIVLDGSGDPRAIIVTTDVQIIPFDEVSAEFAYTEGEGDRTLKSWRHDHEQFFTRESLKFLNKPFDPKMKVVCENFRVVYTKD
- a CDS encoding ABC-F family ATP-binding cassette domain-containing protein, encoding MIIQCQNVQKYHGAQLVLNSITFDIRQGEKIGLIGRNGCGKTTLFHLLNGEERPDEGQISIRKGSVVGLLAQIQEVNEKETVYDVLQRSFAEPLQWQHRLRELELKMSSFNSGTDETLWNRLLKEYGSLQDKFEAAGGYEIESSIQRVASGLGIGTGQYSRLFASLSGGEKTKVGLAELLLRRPDILLLDEPTNHLDMSAIEWLEQFLQSYDGTVLAISHDRYFLDAVVKKVIEIEDGEAFTFHTNYSGYQVEKETQLLQQFADYQEQQKKIKQMQESIKRLIEFGNRGTPPNPSFYRRAASMQKALDRMVKVKRPILERKSMDLQLQQNDRSGNQVVILEDIGKAYGQRSLFAEANEVLRYGETTALIGGNGAGKSTLLRIILGQETPDSGSCTLGSRTVVGYLAQEAVPENNKQSVLRYFREEAGLEEGEARRQLARFLFYGPDVFKDITNLSGGEWTRLRFAVLMHRKPNLLILDEPTNHLDIDSREALEEALEEFPGTVLAVSHDRYFINRLFHKLWSIEDGRFGVFNGNYEYYKEKQAEKALLAPSFADQAKPVSAERTSSRPDKPQSNDSGKETNAKSTSSRRKNATFDWETAIAEVEERLGVIDAKMLDPLISSDAAELAELQQERDAIQEQLDELYTGWMETTGL
- a CDS encoding PH domain-containing protein; translation: MALFDGLMGNASQVNLTEVQREYAQILAPQEKIERAYKLIRDMFIFTDKRLILVDKQGLTGKKTEYHSIPYKSISHYSVETAGHFDLDAELCIYISSSTLPVKKTFNKSVNIYEVQAVLSQYILK
- the ggt gene encoding gamma-glutamyltransferase; the encoded protein is MAEKPVIGTKTMVVSPHYLASAAGARMLEKGGNAFDAAVAISATLAVVYPHMTGLGGDSFWLTYNTQEARVRAYNGSGRSGYGVRRSSYAGEAFIPRRGIRSAITVPGMADSWDAILSKYGRFMLAEVLEPAIGYALEGFPLSPDQRNNMAVAGSALSPEAAAIYTPGGVIPCAGSRFQQKQLAATLRTLAAGGRDAFYKGKIAEDICDYMLATGGYLTRDDFADHQGDWVEPIHTDYHGHTVYQVPPNSQGFTGLMSLNLLEHYNFEAIGHGSYEYYHLLVEALKLSFRDRDRVLTDPDFSAIPLEQLLDKRYAGQLAPTISMQKAAQLTSQPIGSDTAYAAVVDEDGNAVSFIQSLYFEFGSGVAAGDTGILLQNRGSFFSLDPGHINTLEPHKRSFHTLMPAMACREGKPAILYGTQGGEGQPQTQTLLLTRMLHYGMNPQTAVNEPRFVWGRTWGEPTQELKVESRVADEVLADLAAAGHIVRKVDDYDGIMGHAHMISIDDNGYRSGGTDRRCDGAAIGW
- a CDS encoding amidase family protein, whose translation is MDNRYGAFIDPELTVESLGSGILDGLTFAVKDVFAVAGHSSSAGNPDWLRSHHPSTEHAVAVHRLLLSGATLRGAAHTDELMYSLGGENHHYGTPINPRAVGRIPGGSSSGSAVAVASGSVDFALGTDTGGSIRVPSSYCGVYGFRPTHGAVDFQGVIPLSPAFDTVGWVSDRLDVLQKVGEVLLVAGSTSVKTSKKIGSSLEETVGKSIEKNVLENLENNLEGDMVKTDKNNLEKSQKESLETILEKRIEKSTEKSTEKILEIGPENKVKKNMEDKNKMGTLFVATDCWALVNLENAAILSEGLRCLRSGADHLMEIEIALEGLKVWMDVFRELQGNEIWETHGVWIENEKPVFGPDIAARFSWAASLAEEDHSVAQCKQKEISNHLRLLLGEDNCLVIPTVPGPAPLRGGDLRQLEVNRSGAMMLSCIAGLAGLPQVTLPMLSTSRLPLGLSVIAGHGQDLRLLSWVNEVWQQS